The segment ttttgatgaagagaccgcagcaacatctggtccagatgagacaaagggcaggtggagtgatggagggtctcatttccaggatgctgctgtggatttctcctttcttactgcacacaccagtctgcagacatttcagatcatacaaagatgcacaaatataatacaaaaactgtcattttaacagcacagagtcattagatctctgtattggaagttacaaaatgatcaatctttatattaagtttcagattttacttttccccaaaaatgctgctgtcacctttcctttcaggtcctgctccaccacaaaacatctgcaacaaagtcacataaatcaagaatcagaaaagttctgttatagctctgtttgaaatgagtttgaagttcagttaggcctactatatgtatatgtgtttatttacattacttacattaatgtaaagcagtgacagtgaattctcacataacgtccatcatcactcactcagatgttttgtgttgtgtgttgctctagtctagaacattttcctgtcatttgttaaatagacatttattaaacgtctttaaaatgtatatgttttatgtaaatccgcttttaaagacgtgcgtgtgctacctgaagcttaatgttcgctatacgtcataaaacatgttttaacagcgaaatcacaaatatactatagcatactgtataacatcttggcaccttatgcaaatcaacagtttacgataaagtagctcaacaaatatgatttttaagacagggaaccgtgttttggttgtaatactcacatttgtaaacaccctcgtcgtggttctcaatcacgttcgatgatgacgttttggcctcctgtggactcctgggattgaaaagtatccatcgatgaagacttcaggatctgggctgaagcagtaggacatccggggatttctcgcctactcttttgtgaatactgaggtttcggacgtacttctttcttcacgtactctttttttcctactatatagtagttaagtaggcatattcggacgcactttaagtagacgtacacccgaatctcgcgagaattagtgcattcgcctactaattctcgcctactcttttataaatacttaggattcggacatacttatttgctcgcctactgcttttccctactaaatagtagagaagtaggcgatttcggacgcagccattGCCATTGTGGTGAACTCGCGCTACCTGTCGGCTCTTTCAAGTCCGTTGTTGAGAACTCTTGAGTTTACGCTCGACTGTGAGTAAGGAATGTCTTGTCATTTTGACATCGTATTTGTATAAAAGTGTATTGATGTCAGCCATTTTGCTTTCTTTGTAGAAAGGACTTTTTAGTGTCGTACCATCTGTGTGTTCTTtataccagtggttctcaatcctggtcctggggtccattttgcatgtctcccttattaaacacacctgattgagatcatcagctcattaggagagagatccatgaactgaactaacaagctgaagatctcaatcaggtgtgttaaataaggaagacatgcaaaatgtgcagagcaggggtcccccaggaccaggattgagaaccactgctttataCGAACGAGATTTGGATACGAAGGGAATAGGAAATCATGTGCGGTTGGCGCAGGTTACAAGGTTATGGCACTTTTAACCAACGCAGCGCTGAAGATGACTCGCCGAACGCTGTTGATCACGGACTAGTCTCGTACTGTGGATAATTGCATTGCGTCGCTCTCAAATTTCCTTTGGAAGTGAATCTCTCAATACTTCCTCTTTGTCATTTCATCTCAAAGACTGTACATCAAAGCGATAGGTTCGATCATCCTTTCATTGACTCATTTAAGAGACAAAGACTGTTGAAATTGCTAAGAGGTTTTTCatgaacctgtttttttttttttttgtggtgtgtTATAAGCACTTGTGAGGAAATTAAATTGGGTTTAAAGAGCATTTGTTTTGTGAGGTGTGGTTTATATCAGTACAAGTCAAAAATCTGTTGAACCCCTCAGAGTAACATCCTAAAAAGAGAGCGGTGTTACAATTCTTCTTGACAAACAGTtaccattgtttaaaaaaaaaaaaactatatacgaACAAACAAATGGAACACTTTAAGGaaagaaaacatcaaatattaaaaAGTGATAGAAAAACCTAAACAAACTAAACGGGTATCAAGGCAGATAACTATTTACATTTTACTCCTTGGCTGACTGAATTTCTAAAACACGGCGGTTTTGCCTAAAGCCCCTGACCTTTTTAAAGATGGACCATTCACTTCActgataaaatatgttttatatattttaagtattaGAAGTCCAACTGTCCATGATGAAAAGCAgtcttcacactgcaaaaaatgcttttcttagatgttttgtctcgtttccagccaaaatatctgaaaagtCTTAAATCAAGAGGGATTATCTGCTCCGCCTGAAGGGGGTGAGACACTCAACACAGGAAACTCAGTATTCAGTGTTCAGCTTGTCTATGATCATGACACTGTTCATCTGCTCTTCAGGACCCTTTTAAAGAAATCAGTGAGGAGTACAAACATCCTCTGCAGGAGGAACACAAGAGCCAGCTCACTAGTTTTTTGACTAAGTCCAGCGCTGGTGCCTTCCTGTTGGAGATTCATGAATTTCTGCTTTTAGTTCTGAAGAAACCAAAAGACACCGACACTTTCAGGCCTGACTGGGGGTAAGCAAAATTGCTGTAAAACGTTGTCACCACTTTCAACTTTGgaattaacttaaaatgttaagtcattttaacacattttactgtgagttgaaataacttgtagttttaagttggtctaacttaacattttaaggcagctgctgaacttaggtttttacattgaaactggtgaaatctatttatagtgtagctTGTTCATTATTTTCCATCAAGTTGCTGCTTTGAATCAGTCTGATGAATCCTTCACTAAACGAATTCCATGAATTCATCAGAATGACTCACTTAATGAACTGAAAGTTAATCGTATTTTCAGCCATGCCTGTTTTGGAATTATACCATTTTTGTGTACTCAATGCTCattaaattatgtaaattatttaatgtaatttctgACTGGCTATGTGGAACTGATCCTCCTCTGAGCCCCACTGTCACGGTCACATGTCGCCTGCCAGCCTGCGTTTGTACTGCCTCATGTCAAACATATGTTCTCACTATGTGTTCTCAATGGAAATGCATCATAAACTGATTGATTTCTGTCTGTCCTCCAGTCTGAAAGAAACGGTTGAGGGCTACATGGAGCGTAAGGGTCTGGACGTTCCTCCTGAGGTGGACCAGTTCTTCCCTGAAGACATTCTGCTGTCACAGTGCATCGAAATGTGGAAGTTCTCTGCTCTTCTCAGACACGGAAGAAATCAGAATTAGATCCTGGAGGAAGTACTTCTGTTCTCTTACCCAATCACTCATATTAGACAAAGCTTAGTTTTGATTTGCAAATGATATATATCTTCACATCAGTTGCCCTGTACTGACGTTTTTGTGTGTTGATTTATTTTGCCTTgtctttttttgcatgtttgcatgTTCGCTTGCTCCACTAATATACAACACTGACGGATCATGATTATAATATTTTAGTGCACAAAGTATCTCTCTAGGATTGTTAGCAAGAATAGTACAACTTATTACTAAGTTGCAGACAATTGTTTGACCATTCTTTTTTAATATGTTTACTTGATACTCTTAAGTACATATTAACTCATTGAAGTCCTGACTCAATCACATCCCTCTCACTCCACCACTTCACTTTCTTGCTTTCTATTCATATCTGTCTGTCCTAATGGATtaaatgcaacaacaacaaaaaaaaaagttacagtaTATATTTGACATTGTTCATCAACATGTTTTGGTAAAAATGTCATTAGATTGTATATTAAAAGGTGTTCCATACAAATCATTTTCAGGGGTTTTACTAATTTTACGACTTCTAGCAGTGTTTCTATGGACCAACATTTATGCTGGAACAAGGCTGCAATGCAAAATGTTGTTTTCTGTGACTTAAATTGATTTGAATACAAATTAAATCCTCCACTTCAAAGCTGGCATGTTTTGTAGTTCGTGAATGGCAGATATGACATTATTTTCTTTATGTAAAAGGTTTTCTTAAGCTTAAATGCTCACTCCCCAAGGACACTCCCatataatatattacaaaattttgcttaaacaaatacatttccgaacttaaaatacatttttggttaAAGCTAAATATATTTCCATGATTTATTATGTTACACTGTTTAAAGCTGTTTTTTAAATCACATAGGCCAAGTATAGTTGGGCATTAAGTATGTTTCACTTCATCGGATCGGCATCTAATTTGGAGCAGTGCATGCTGgtaaaaaatgtctgaattgagaCAGCACAGATGGCATGTCACTTTGACATTTACCGTCAAAATACAGTGAGAGCGATTCAACAtattgacatatgtgaccctggagcactcTATCATTACACATTTATAGCAAATTTACAAATCCCACTTTATAATGAAAAGCTTGACCAGTCCATTTATAAATAACAAtctcattttgatttttttgtc is part of the Garra rufa chromosome 1, GarRuf1.0, whole genome shotgun sequence genome and harbors:
- the LOC141320055 gene encoding E3 ubiquitin-protein ligase rnf213-alpha; translation: MCGWRRLQGYGTFNQRSAEDDSPNAVDHGLDPFKEISEEYKHPLQEEHKSQLTSFLTKSSAGAFLLEIHEFLLLVLKKPKDTDTFRPDWGLKETVEGYMERKGLDVPPEVDQFFPEDILLSQCIEMWKFSALLRHGRNQN